In Chryseobacterium turcicum, a single window of DNA contains:
- a CDS encoding DUF4199 domain-containing protein, with product MTKSPLTLGILLYAVTMAIFFVVYTFFSGVEYFDTTLKVNAFVLPIVYVLFAFWSVKSHWNNHQMNFKEAFKRAFVPMFVGGILSIVSIFSFLNFIDTDAKKLLNYQYVHRQKSELEKEYQSAKKILKHQKDIDELEQKYQEGLQRFDPATIKDKDMLTASHFSGYFAAILIFYVILSVFFGAFFRKKTNHQEEINQD from the coding sequence ATGACGAAAAGTCCACTTACCCTAGGAATTTTACTGTATGCCGTTACCATGGCCATCTTTTTTGTAGTCTACACATTTTTTTCAGGTGTTGAATATTTTGATACCACGCTGAAAGTCAATGCTTTTGTTTTACCAATCGTATATGTCTTATTTGCATTTTGGTCTGTAAAATCTCATTGGAATAACCACCAAATGAATTTTAAGGAAGCTTTTAAAAGAGCATTCGTGCCCATGTTTGTAGGCGGGATTTTATCTATTGTTAGTATTTTTTCGTTCTTAAACTTCATTGATACTGATGCAAAAAAGCTGTTGAACTATCAATATGTACATCGTCAAAAATCTGAATTGGAGAAAGAATATCAGTCGGCAAAAAAGATTTTGAAGCACCAAAAAGACATCGACGAACTAGAGCAAAAATATCAGGAAGGCCTTCAAAGATTTGATCCTGCGACAATAAAAGATAAAGATATGCTTACGGCGAGTCATTTTTCAGGATATTTTGCCGCAATTCTTATATTTTACGTAATTTTGTCTGTCTTTTTTGGAGCGTTTTTTAGAAAGAAAACAAACCATCAGGAAGAAATTAATCAAGACTAA
- a CDS encoding glycosyltransferase family 2 protein, with protein sequence MNLSIVIPLLNEEESLEELFTRIDNVCKTSNLSYEVWFIDDGSTDLSWSIIENLKVQHPQIHGIKFSRNYGKSQALHAAFERANGDVVITMDADLQDFPEEIPELYKMIVEDNYDIVSGWKKKRFDNVMTKNIPSKLFNAAARKVSGVYLHDFNCGLKAYKKQVVKSIDVYGDMHRYIPVLAANAGFRRITEKEVPHQARPYGTSKFGTERFVRGFLDLVTLWFVSRFGGRPMHFFGAVGTIMFIVGFLSAFWLGISKLIDVARGIYGHLITNNPWFFIALTMMLMGTLLFIAGFLGEMIIRTNREHKNYNIDEVI encoded by the coding sequence ATGAATTTATCTATAGTAATTCCGTTACTCAACGAAGAGGAGTCTCTCGAAGAGTTATTTACAAGAATCGACAACGTTTGCAAAACCAGCAACTTGTCTTATGAAGTTTGGTTTATCGATGACGGAAGTACAGATTTGTCGTGGAGCATTATTGAGAATTTAAAAGTGCAGCATCCACAAATCCACGGAATAAAATTTTCCAGAAATTACGGAAAATCTCAAGCGCTTCATGCGGCTTTTGAAAGAGCAAACGGTGATGTTGTTATCACCATGGATGCAGATTTACAAGACTTCCCGGAAGAAATTCCTGAACTCTACAAAATGATAGTTGAAGATAATTACGATATCGTTTCAGGTTGGAAAAAGAAGCGTTTTGATAATGTAATGACTAAAAATATTCCTTCAAAACTCTTCAATGCAGCAGCTAGAAAAGTTTCAGGAGTTTATTTACATGATTTTAACTGTGGTTTAAAAGCTTATAAAAAACAGGTCGTAAAATCAATCGACGTGTACGGTGATATGCACCGATATATTCCGGTTTTGGCTGCCAATGCTGGTTTTAGAAGAATTACCGAGAAAGAAGTTCCGCACCAGGCAAGACCTTACGGAACCTCAAAATTCGGAACGGAAAGATTTGTTCGTGGATTTTTAGATTTGGTAACGCTTTGGTTTGTAAGTCGTTTTGGCGGAAGACCAATGCATTTCTTTGGGGCAGTAGGTACAATCATGTTTATTGTAGGTTTTCTTTCAGCTTTTTGGTTGGGGATTTCAAAGCTGATTGATGTAGCAAGAGGTATTTATGGACATTTAATCACCAATAATCCTTGGTTTTTTATTGCACTAACGATGATGTTGATGGGAACTTTGCTTTTTATTGCAGGATTTTTAGGTGAAATGATTATCCGTACAAACAGAGAACATAAAAATTATAATATCGACGAAGTGATATAA
- a CDS encoding GIN domain-containing protein, producing the protein MKKIVAGVSLLAIFSCGKISPKGNLEKKEIDVEEFVNLDLEGKFRVFYARGPKNFVEVETYPNIAGNLDIDVDDKTLSIKESRKTKGVDFYNITIYSKYNLEKISISDSVEMNISSEIKTDNFKLNLKNYATFMGSLNTRRAEIDMQNRSRANFLGATKDAVIKISDTASLIAPYWKIVNLNVDSQNGNYAEVNVKDTLKGTVKNTAKFVYYNDPIRAFKVDKTTRVENKKLN; encoded by the coding sequence ATGAAAAAAATAGTTGCAGGAGTAAGTTTACTAGCTATATTTTCTTGTGGAAAAATTTCTCCCAAAGGAAATTTAGAAAAAAAAGAAATTGATGTTGAAGAATTTGTAAACCTTGACCTTGAAGGAAAGTTTAGAGTATTTTATGCAAGAGGGCCGAAAAACTTTGTGGAAGTAGAAACTTACCCAAACATAGCTGGAAACCTGGATATCGATGTAGATGATAAAACTCTTTCCATTAAAGAAAGCAGAAAAACAAAGGGCGTTGATTTTTATAATATCACGATTTACTCAAAATATAATTTGGAAAAAATTTCAATTTCAGACTCTGTGGAAATGAATATTTCGAGTGAAATTAAAACAGATAATTTCAAATTAAATTTGAAGAATTACGCTACTTTTATGGGTTCGTTGAACACGCGAAGAGCTGAAATTGACATGCAGAACAGAAGCCGTGCTAATTTTTTAGGAGCGACTAAAGATGCGGTGATAAAAATCTCAGATACAGCAAGTTTAATAGCTCCTTACTGGAAAATTGTGAATCTAAATGTTGATTCTCAAAACGGTAATTATGCAGAAGTTAATGTAAAAGATACGCTGAAAGGAACTGTAAAAAACACAGCAAAATTTGTGTATTATAATGATCCAATTAGAGCTTTTAAAGTTGATAAAACTACGAGAGTAGAGAATAAGAAATTGAACTAA
- a CDS encoding four helix bundle protein, producing the protein MVFGENIYKLSLNFPKDESFNLTSQIRRASDSIALNISEGSILQSKLEFRKFLGYSIRSLAEVVTCLYKARNRKYILEEEFNKLYNESYSLMNQIIAFRNQIKE; encoded by the coding sequence ATGGTATTTGGAGAAAATATTTACAAATTATCTCTAAATTTTCCTAAAGATGAATCTTTTAATCTTACTTCTCAAATTAGAAGAGCTTCGGATTCTATTGCATTAAATATTTCGGAAGGAAGTATTTTGCAGTCTAAATTAGAGTTTAGAAAATTTTTAGGCTATTCAATACGATCATTAGCTGAAGTAGTAACTTGTTTGTACAAAGCGAGAAATAGAAAATATATTTTAGAAGAAGAATTTAATAAATTATATAATGAAAGTTATAGCTTAATGAATCAAATTATAGCTTTCAGAAATCAAATAAAGGAATAA
- a CDS encoding phospho-sugar mutase codes for MTTLEKAKLWLSDTFDKETRDAVQLLIDSNSPDLEDSFYRELEFGTGGMRGIMGVGTNRLNKYTLGQATQGLANYMLQQFQGEEISVAIAYDVRHNSKEFGKLVADVLTANGIKVLLFKNHRPTPELSFTVRDKKCNGGIVLTASHNPPEYNGYKVYWNDGAQIVPPHDEAIINEVYSVKFEEIKFQGNDDLIEWIGDEQDDVYIDACIENSSYQDVGKGNLNIVFTSIHGTTYTTVPQALEKAGFKKVDLVKEQMIPSGNFPTVASPNPEEPAALEMAMDLAKITNADIVIGTDPDGDRLGIAVRNLEGEIQLLNGNQCNTILTYYILDQWKKQGKITGKEFIGSTIVTSDIFFDIAEKFEVDCKVGLTGFKWIGKMIRDFEGQEKFVCGGEESFGFMTGDFVRDKDSCGSIILACEIAAWCKANGKTMYEYLIEIYQETGMYYEGLINIVKKGRDGAEEIQNMMKNFRENPPKELAGSPVEEVKDFKEQTNYVVSENKKHVMDDIPKSNVLIYYTQDGTKVCVRPSGTEPKIKFYVSVKETITSKEDFEETLKSLEAKIEEIRKDLQLN; via the coding sequence ATGACAACATTAGAAAAAGCGAAGCTTTGGTTAAGCGATACCTTTGATAAAGAAACAAGAGATGCTGTTCAATTATTAATTGACAGTAACTCTCCTGATTTAGAAGATTCTTTTTACAGAGAATTAGAGTTCGGAACCGGAGGAATGAGAGGGATTATGGGGGTAGGAACCAATCGTTTAAATAAATATACGTTAGGTCAGGCTACACAAGGACTTGCAAATTATATGTTGCAGCAGTTTCAAGGTGAGGAAATTAGTGTTGCGATTGCTTATGATGTAAGACATAATTCAAAAGAGTTTGGGAAATTAGTGGCAGATGTTTTAACAGCAAACGGAATTAAAGTTCTTTTGTTTAAAAATCACAGACCAACTCCTGAATTATCTTTTACGGTTCGTGATAAAAAATGTAACGGAGGAATTGTTTTAACAGCTTCTCACAATCCACCAGAATACAACGGATATAAAGTATATTGGAATGATGGGGCGCAAATTGTTCCGCCACATGATGAAGCAATTATCAATGAAGTATATTCTGTGAAATTCGAAGAAATTAAATTTCAAGGAAACGACGATTTAATCGAATGGATTGGAGATGAGCAGGATGACGTTTATATCGATGCCTGTATCGAAAATTCTTCGTATCAAGATGTTGGAAAAGGTAATTTGAATATCGTTTTCACATCGATTCACGGAACGACTTACACAACGGTGCCTCAAGCTTTGGAAAAAGCAGGTTTTAAGAAAGTCGATTTGGTTAAGGAGCAAATGATTCCTAGTGGAAATTTCCCGACCGTAGCTTCTCCAAACCCGGAAGAACCTGCAGCTTTAGAGATGGCAATGGATTTAGCTAAAATCACCAATGCAGATATCGTTATTGGAACAGATCCAGATGGTGACAGATTAGGAATTGCCGTGAGAAATCTGGAAGGTGAAATTCAATTGCTCAACGGTAACCAGTGTAATACTATTTTAACGTATTATATTTTGGATCAGTGGAAAAAACAAGGGAAAATTACAGGAAAAGAATTCATCGGTTCTACCATTGTAACTTCAGATATTTTCTTTGATATTGCCGAAAAATTCGAGGTTGACTGCAAAGTAGGCTTAACAGGTTTCAAATGGATTGGAAAAATGATTCGTGATTTTGAAGGTCAGGAAAAATTTGTTTGCGGTGGTGAAGAAAGTTTCGGGTTTATGACCGGAGATTTTGTACGTGATAAAGATTCTTGTGGAAGTATCATTTTAGCTTGCGAAATTGCAGCTTGGTGCAAAGCCAACGGAAAAACGATGTACGAATACCTGATTGAAATTTATCAGGAAACCGGAATGTATTATGAAGGTTTAATCAATATCGTTAAAAAAGGAAGAGACGGAGCCGAAGAAATTCAGAATATGATGAAGAATTTCCGCGAAAATCCTCCAAAAGAATTAGCGGGTTCTCCTGTGGAAGAAGTTAAAGACTTTAAAGAACAAACCAATTACGTAGTTTCTGAAAACAAAAAACACGTAATGGATGATATTCCAAAGTCTAATGTTTTGATTTATTACACACAAGACGGTACAAAAGTTTGTGTAAGACCTTCGGGAACAGAACCGAAGATTAAATTCTATGTTTCTGTAAAAGAAACGATCACTTCAAAAGAAGACTTTGAAGAAACGTTAAAGTCTCTGGAAGCAAAAATAGAAGAAATAAGAAAAGATCTTCAATTGAATTAA
- a CDS encoding pyridoxal phosphate-dependent aminotransferase has protein sequence MKVSKLAANLIGSEIVKIGNEVNDLKAKGAEIANLTIGDLNSNLYPIPAELKEEIQKAYQNNLTNYPPANGLLSLRNEVSKDLKTRWNLDYSANDILITAGSRPLIYAVYKTIVDEGDKVIYPTPSWNNNHYAYLTSADAVEVKTTQENNFLPTAEDLKPHLNGAVLLALCSPLNPTGTMFTEAQLREICEMILEENTKRGADEKPLYLMYDQIYSNLTFGAKHVDPVSLFPEMREFTIYIDGISKCLAATGVRVGWGFGPAHIIDKMKALLTHVGAWAPKPEQEATAKYFQNPDNVNTFINDFKGKLEASLKVLHKGIQDLKTNGLTIDSIEPMGAMYLTIKLDYIGKTKPDGAVIENSSDLVFYLINEAGVALVPFSAFGEEKSEPWFRASVGGLDIKEIELMMPKLENALNNLK, from the coding sequence GTGAAAGTTTCAAAATTAGCAGCGAACCTTATTGGTTCAGAAATTGTAAAAATTGGTAATGAAGTAAATGATTTAAAGGCGAAAGGGGCAGAGATTGCTAATCTTACGATTGGTGATTTAAACTCAAATCTTTACCCGATTCCTGCTGAATTAAAAGAAGAAATTCAGAAGGCGTACCAGAATAACTTAACCAATTACCCACCGGCAAACGGATTATTATCTTTAAGAAATGAAGTTTCTAAAGACCTTAAAACAAGATGGAATCTTGACTATTCGGCAAATGATATTCTGATTACAGCTGGTTCAAGACCGTTGATTTATGCAGTGTATAAAACAATCGTTGATGAAGGTGATAAAGTAATTTATCCTACACCATCTTGGAACAACAATCATTACGCTTATCTTACTTCTGCAGATGCTGTTGAAGTAAAAACTACTCAGGAAAACAATTTCTTACCCACTGCGGAAGATTTAAAACCACACTTAAACGGAGCTGTTCTTTTAGCACTTTGCTCACCGTTAAATCCTACAGGAACTATGTTTACAGAAGCTCAGTTAAGAGAAATCTGTGAAATGATTTTGGAAGAAAACACAAAAAGAGGAGCAGACGAAAAGCCTTTATATTTAATGTATGATCAGATTTATTCTAATCTTACTTTTGGGGCAAAACATGTAGATCCAGTGTCTCTTTTCCCAGAAATGAGAGAATTTACAATCTATATTGATGGTATTTCTAAATGTCTTGCCGCGACTGGAGTTCGTGTAGGATGGGGATTTGGTCCGGCTCATATTATAGACAAGATGAAAGCTTTATTAACTCATGTTGGAGCTTGGGCACCAAAACCGGAGCAGGAAGCAACTGCAAAATATTTCCAAAATCCCGATAATGTAAATACATTTATCAATGATTTTAAAGGAAAATTAGAAGCGAGTTTAAAAGTTCTTCATAAAGGAATCCAGGATTTAAAAACCAATGGTTTGACGATTGATAGCATTGAGCCGATGGGAGCAATGTATCTTACCATTAAATTAGATTATATCGGAAAAACAAAACCAGACGGGGCAGTAATTGAAAATTCTTCTGATTTGGTTTTCTATTTAATCAATGAAGCAGGAGTTGCTTTAGTTCCTTTTTCTGCTTTTGGCGAAGAGAAGTCAGAACCTTGGTTTAGAGCTTCTGTTGGAGGTTTAGATATCAAAGAAATCGAACTGATGATGCCTAAATTGGAAAATGCTTTAAATAATTTAAAATAG
- a CDS encoding S1 family peptidase: MDNEKKETNQELEQNLPEQNNNSASGDFSEHQNSESQNTDSETPENTLEQNLKQTLPAAERKKRNPYKIAFFSLGGIIILGGAFYFGYKYYKDHQVVPIVENVCLDSDTKIYDAYKDAVVMVKHRYAFFAKIKGKEVQLTIPEASEETLFGTAFFVDKKGNMISNSHVLQPWNSSENIEKISTDAANIRRKIASILTTDITEDGYETFIASNWGNASSEYNEEGDGDYHDESSERNEGEEFINSNDTVADSASESVDIAASIPHKNYVSEDDIEVYMKTVDISVALHNSAEEWLPCSIEKISEDATIDLGVLQLATKETPNTVVNIINLDNAITDDQTLRPGEKAVLIGYPLGEDLAQTISGIKVQLYNGQISKESDGTKIQYSVTSTNGASGSPVFNNCGQLIAVNFSGVEKVQGYNFGIIAKKIYAVYPVTDTTATQNK; this comes from the coding sequence ATGGATAATGAAAAAAAAGAAACCAATCAAGAGTTGGAGCAAAATCTGCCAGAACAAAATAATAATTCGGCTTCTGGTGACTTTTCAGAACATCAAAATTCTGAATCTCAAAATACCGATTCTGAAACTCCCGAAAATACTTTAGAACAAAATCTAAAACAAACTTTACCTGCAGCCGAAAGAAAGAAAAGAAATCCTTATAAAATTGCTTTTTTTAGCTTGGGAGGAATTATTATTTTAGGTGGTGCTTTTTATTTTGGATATAAATATTATAAAGATCATCAGGTTGTACCCATCGTTGAAAACGTTTGTCTTGATAGCGATACCAAGATTTATGATGCCTATAAAGATGCAGTGGTTATGGTAAAGCACAGATATGCTTTTTTTGCTAAAATTAAAGGAAAAGAAGTTCAGCTTACTATTCCTGAAGCTTCTGAGGAAACGCTTTTTGGAACTGCATTTTTTGTCGATAAAAAAGGGAATATGATTTCAAACAGTCATGTTCTTCAACCTTGGAATTCATCCGAAAATATAGAGAAAATATCCACTGATGCTGCAAATATCCGTAGAAAAATAGCATCTATTCTTACGACAGATATTACAGAAGACGGTTACGAAACTTTTATAGCATCCAATTGGGGAAATGCTTCGTCAGAATACAATGAAGAAGGTGATGGCGATTATCATGACGAAAGCTCGGAAAGAAATGAGGGTGAAGAATTCATTAATTCAAATGATACAGTAGCAGATTCTGCGTCTGAATCTGTAGATATTGCAGCTTCAATTCCGCACAAAAATTACGTTTCTGAAGACGATATTGAAGTCTACATGAAAACCGTAGATATTTCTGTTGCTCTTCATAATTCAGCGGAAGAATGGTTGCCATGCTCCATTGAAAAAATTTCTGAAGATGCAACTATTGATTTAGGTGTCTTACAATTAGCAACAAAAGAAACACCCAATACCGTCGTAAATATTATCAATCTTGATAATGCCATAACTGATGATCAAACTTTACGTCCAGGCGAAAAAGCGGTATTGATTGGCTATCCTTTGGGTGAAGATTTAGCACAAACTATTTCCGGGATTAAAGTGCAGTTGTATAATGGGCAAATCAGTAAAGAATCAGACGGAACCAAAATTCAATACAGTGTTACTTCAACAAATGGAGCAAGTGGGTCGCCCGTTTTTAATAATTGCGGACAACTTATTGCCGTAAATTTCAGTGGTGTTGAAAAAGTACAAGGTTATAATTTTGGAATTATTGCTAAAAAAATCTATGCTGTATATCCTGTTACAGATACGACAGCAACACAAAATAAATAA